From a single Stackebrandtia endophytica genomic region:
- a CDS encoding DNA repair ATPase, whose protein sequence is MSEQETVTTEESLDAGTYEVLRTRLAQQADELTRRAETLNSQRLEVFGGTEMSLLGTDRIRTENNCVPRDIVQVGGQMLFGYNVYIGLKPNTDVSDVFALHSFGRDGDAFSFSPASDDKFLGDPSFRNDFAELYRYYRQAQLLQLRRLPGRLLAVFQIGEKTEDIRVLRWEVAADGTATYLDSRGERDHVFPAQHDFEWTPTTREDHVGGKHPHVSIEGEVFVECVSGDLTVKIEDNTSTGEGIYSEPVTEKLQSLADADISYARVGPLILLKILPYNETQWRYLVFNTRTKTVTRADGIGEACQSLPEEQGIIFPGGYYLSTGAHKTFDTDVTGLEFERVVRSPNGEDVLYVFHARADGRTLLLPYNVIRKEISNPLPCHGFSIFDDGTMVAFRASSDEPTRVHPMQVWQTPFVSDTFDAAQPVGDSPMERLGNSELVRGISDALSVSRMVADMAPSTEVFEALIAACTRAFDAYHWLTDSELGDLAEPLGQVRDTAQSVLEEYETVAALREQASAALATAQTEITRIIRRSSGEAPKSADAWVSQLAELRATQGRLVTLSDMRYIDSDGVKALGEAVSDELVSAGRRAVAFLQRDEAFSSYHEKIEALAREAGEIESTVQSGPLVDRLSEQNDGLGVLTEVVSNLDIDDVTIRTAILEKIAEVLAGVNRARAILESRRRELLDSEGRAEFGAEFALLGQAITAGLAAATSPTACDEQLGKLMLTLENLESRFSEFDDFLSQLTDKRTDVYEAFATRKQALLDERARRGERLSSSADRILAGVTRRTATLDSVDAVNTYFATDPMVTKLRDIAEELRDLGDQVRAEELLGRIKAARQEAGRSLRDRQDLYDGDTINLGGHRLPVNTQPMELTLVPSGDRLAFSLSGTDYRSVIDDPEFADTKPFWTQLVVSETAEVYRSEHLAASILAEKDIQKLRQDALSEEDLVATVRTFAESRFDEGYERGVHDHDAAQILHGLLRLEAGAGLLRFPPGDRAAAALYWGYGVAEADRPIWLARAASLAAARKAFGRTAAVEGLCTELAEAITAFHESATLPGEFDAVLAGQYLFEELATGGSSFASGDPARSMVKRFRSSLGRDGASEYSRHLKALGTGVESLRTRRELVSAWLTAFLSGRDDAADLTADLPEAITIELLGDRVEFRETSADLSTTVDGLLGTHPRISGRRMRIRLDELLARTAAFRRDRIPAFRNFLRRRNALVEQEKNRLRVEEYQPKVMSSFVRNRLLDEVYLPLIGSNLAKQLGAAGDAKRTDQSGMLLLISPPGYGKTTLMEYVASRLGMVFVKVNGPSLGHEVTSLDPSEAPNATARQEVEKISFALEAGNNVMLYLDDIQHTNPELLQKFISLCDGQRRMEGVWQGRTRTYDLRGKRFAVVMAGNPYTESGKRFRIPDMLANRADVWNLGDVLSGREEVFALSYLENSLTSNPVLAQLTGRDRGDLELLVRLARNDSSANPEQLSYSYPAAELEQILSVLRKLLRVQEIVLRNNQAYIASAAQADSSRTEPPFGLQGSYRNMNKLAERIVPVMNEDELEAVIDDHYLGEAQTLTSGAEANLLKLAELRGRMSAEQSERWTAIKAAFVREQALGGDGEDPASRAVGALSLLADAIGGVESAIAKATDPRATARATAKVYGKNE, encoded by the coding sequence TTGAGCGAACAGGAAACCGTCACCACCGAGGAGAGCCTGGACGCGGGCACCTATGAGGTGCTGCGTACTCGGTTGGCCCAGCAGGCCGACGAGTTGACCCGGCGCGCGGAAACGCTGAACTCCCAACGACTCGAGGTGTTCGGTGGCACCGAGATGAGTCTTCTCGGCACCGACCGCATCCGCACCGAGAACAATTGCGTGCCGCGCGACATCGTGCAGGTCGGCGGCCAGATGCTGTTCGGATACAACGTCTACATCGGTCTGAAGCCGAACACCGACGTCTCCGATGTCTTCGCCCTGCACTCGTTCGGCCGCGACGGCGACGCGTTCTCGTTCTCGCCCGCCTCCGACGACAAGTTCCTCGGCGATCCGTCGTTTCGCAACGACTTCGCCGAACTGTACCGCTACTACCGTCAGGCGCAGCTGCTCCAGTTGCGTCGTCTGCCCGGCCGACTGCTCGCGGTCTTCCAGATCGGCGAGAAGACCGAGGACATTCGAGTCCTGAGGTGGGAGGTCGCCGCCGACGGTACCGCGACCTATCTGGACTCTCGCGGCGAACGCGATCACGTGTTCCCCGCCCAACACGACTTCGAGTGGACACCGACCACTCGCGAAGACCACGTCGGCGGCAAGCATCCGCACGTCTCGATCGAGGGCGAGGTGTTCGTCGAATGCGTCAGTGGGGACCTGACCGTCAAGATCGAGGACAACACCTCCACCGGTGAGGGCATCTACTCGGAGCCGGTGACCGAGAAGCTCCAGAGCCTCGCCGACGCCGACATCTCCTATGCCCGGGTCGGCCCGCTGATCCTGCTGAAGATCCTGCCCTACAACGAAACCCAGTGGCGTTACCTGGTCTTCAACACCCGGACCAAGACCGTCACCCGTGCCGACGGCATCGGTGAGGCGTGCCAGAGCCTGCCGGAGGAGCAGGGCATCATCTTCCCGGGCGGGTACTACCTGTCCACCGGTGCGCACAAGACCTTCGACACCGACGTGACCGGGCTCGAGTTCGAGCGGGTCGTGCGCTCCCCCAACGGCGAGGACGTGCTCTACGTCTTCCACGCCCGGGCCGATGGGCGCACGCTGCTGTTGCCCTACAACGTGATCCGTAAGGAGATCAGCAACCCGCTGCCGTGTCATGGGTTCTCGATCTTCGACGACGGGACCATGGTCGCGTTTCGCGCCAGTTCGGATGAACCGACGCGGGTCCATCCGATGCAGGTGTGGCAGACGCCGTTCGTGTCCGACACCTTCGATGCCGCCCAACCGGTCGGTGACAGTCCGATGGAGCGGCTCGGCAACTCCGAACTGGTGCGCGGTATCTCGGACGCGTTGTCGGTCTCCCGGATGGTCGCCGACATGGCACCGTCCACTGAGGTGTTCGAGGCACTGATCGCCGCCTGCACCAGGGCTTTCGACGCCTACCACTGGCTGACCGACTCCGAGTTGGGGGATCTGGCCGAGCCGCTGGGGCAGGTGCGCGACACCGCCCAGTCGGTGCTGGAGGAGTACGAGACCGTCGCCGCACTGCGCGAGCAGGCGTCGGCGGCCCTGGCGACCGCGCAGACCGAGATCACCCGGATCATCCGTCGTTCCAGCGGTGAGGCGCCCAAGAGCGCCGATGCCTGGGTGTCACAGCTGGCGGAGTTGCGAGCCACGCAGGGGCGCCTGGTCACGTTGAGCGACATGCGATACATCGACTCGGACGGGGTCAAGGCTCTGGGCGAGGCGGTGTCCGACGAACTGGTGTCGGCCGGTCGTCGCGCGGTGGCGTTCCTGCAACGGGACGAGGCGTTCTCCAGTTACCACGAGAAGATCGAGGCACTGGCGCGCGAGGCCGGCGAGATCGAGTCCACCGTCCAATCGGGACCATTGGTCGACCGGTTGTCCGAACAGAACGACGGCCTCGGTGTCCTCACCGAAGTCGTGTCCAATCTGGATATCGATGATGTGACCATCCGAACGGCGATCCTGGAGAAGATCGCCGAGGTCCTCGCCGGTGTGAACCGGGCGCGCGCGATCCTGGAGAGCCGACGGCGAGAGCTGCTGGACTCCGAGGGCCGCGCCGAGTTCGGTGCCGAGTTCGCCCTGCTGGGTCAGGCGATCACCGCCGGCCTGGCCGCCGCGACCAGTCCGACGGCGTGCGACGAACAGCTGGGCAAACTGATGCTCACGCTGGAGAACCTAGAATCCCGGTTCAGCGAGTTCGACGACTTCCTGTCCCAGTTGACCGATAAGCGGACCGACGTCTACGAGGCGTTCGCGACCCGCAAGCAGGCGCTACTGGACGAGCGGGCGCGACGCGGGGAGCGGCTCTCGTCCTCGGCCGACCGGATCCTAGCCGGCGTCACACGTCGTACCGCGACCCTCGATTCCGTCGACGCGGTCAACACCTATTTCGCGACCGACCCGATGGTCACGAAGCTGCGCGACATCGCCGAGGAGTTGCGCGACCTGGGTGACCAGGTCCGCGCCGAAGAACTGCTGGGCCGCATCAAGGCCGCCCGGCAGGAGGCCGGCCGCTCACTGCGTGACCGACAGGACCTGTACGACGGCGACACCATCAACCTGGGTGGGCATCGCCTGCCGGTGAACACTCAGCCGATGGAGCTGACGCTGGTTCCGTCGGGCGACCGGTTGGCGTTCTCGTTGAGCGGCACCGACTATCGTTCGGTCATCGACGACCCGGAGTTCGCCGACACCAAACCTTTCTGGACTCAGTTGGTGGTGTCGGAGACGGCGGAGGTCTACCGGTCGGAGCATCTGGCGGCGTCGATCCTCGCCGAGAAGGACATCCAGAAGCTGCGTCAGGACGCTCTGTCCGAAGAGGATCTGGTGGCGACGGTCCGTACCTTCGCCGAGAGCCGGTTCGACGAGGGTTACGAACGCGGCGTCCACGACCACGACGCCGCGCAGATCCTGCACGGCCTGCTACGACTGGAGGCCGGCGCCGGACTACTGCGCTTCCCGCCGGGAGATCGCGCAGCAGCCGCCCTGTACTGGGGTTACGGTGTGGCCGAGGCCGATCGCCCGATCTGGCTGGCACGTGCGGCATCGCTGGCCGCGGCTAGGAAGGCATTCGGTCGCACCGCCGCCGTCGAGGGGCTGTGCACCGAACTGGCCGAGGCGATCACGGCGTTCCACGAGTCCGCCACGCTGCCGGGCGAGTTCGATGCCGTCCTGGCCGGTCAGTATCTGTTCGAGGAGCTCGCGACCGGCGGTTCGTCCTTCGCATCCGGCGACCCGGCCCGCAGCATGGTGAAGCGGTTCCGGTCCAGTCTGGGCCGTGACGGCGCGAGCGAATACTCCCGGCACCTGAAGGCGTTGGGAACCGGTGTCGAGAGTCTGCGCACTCGGCGCGAGTTGGTGTCGGCGTGGCTGACGGCGTTCCTGTCCGGTCGTGACGACGCCGCCGACCTCACCGCCGATCTACCCGAGGCGATCACGATCGAGCTGCTGGGAGATCGGGTCGAGTTCCGGGAGACCTCGGCCGACCTGTCGACCACCGTGGACGGACTGCTGGGCACCCACCCGCGTATCAGCGGCCGTCGCATGCGCATCCGGCTGGATGAGCTGCTGGCCCGCACCGCGGCGTTCCGACGCGACCGGATTCCGGCGTTCCGCAACTTCCTGCGTCGCCGCAACGCCTTGGTGGAGCAGGAGAAGAACCGACTGCGCGTCGAGGAGTACCAGCCGAAGGTCATGAGCTCCTTCGTCCGCAACCGGCTGCTGGACGAGGTGTACCTGCCGTTGATCGGCTCCAACCTCGCCAAGCAGCTGGGCGCTGCCGGCGACGCCAAACGCACCGACCAGTCCGGCATGCTGCTGTTGATCTCGCCGCCCGGTTACGGCAAGACGACCCTGATGGAATACGTGGCCAGCCGACTGGGCATGGTGTTCGTCAAGGTCAACGGTCCCTCGCTCGGGCATGAGGTCACCTCGCTGGACCCGTCCGAGGCACCCAATGCGACGGCGCGGCAGGAGGTCGAGAAGATCTCGTTCGCGCTGGAGGCCGGGAACAACGTCATGTTGTACCTGGACGACATTCAGCACACCAACCCGGAGCTGCTGCAGAAGTTCATCTCACTGTGTGACGGACAGCGGCGCATGGAGGGTGTCTGGCAGGGCCGCACCCGCACCTATGACCTGCGCGGCAAGCGGTTCGCAGTCGTCATGGCCGGAAACCCGTACACCGAGTCGGGGAAGCGGTTCCGCATTCCCGACATGTTGGCCAACCGTGCCGACGTGTGGAACCTGGGTGACGTCCTCTCCGGTCGTGAGGAGGTCTTCGCGCTGTCCTACTTGGAGAACTCGCTGACCTCGAACCCGGTGCTTGCCCAGTTGACCGGCCGGGACCGCGGTGACCTGGAGTTGCTGGTTCGTCTGGCACGCAACGACTCCTCGGCGAATCCGGAGCAGCTGTCCTACAGTTATCCGGCGGCGGAGTTGGAGCAGATCCTGTCGGTGCTGCGCAAGCTGCTGCGGGTGCAGGAGATCGTGCTGCGCAACAACCAGGCGTACATCGCATCGGCGGCGCAGGCCGACTCGTCACGTACCGAACCGCCGTTCGGGTTGCAGGGTTCGTACCGCAACATGAACAAGCTGGCGGAGCGGATCGTGCCGGTCATGAACGAGGACGAGCTGGAAGCCGTCATCGACGACCACTACCTGGGTGAGGCCCAGACCCTCACCTCCGGCGCCGAGGCGAACCTGTTGAAGCTGGCGGAACTGCGAGGACGAATGTCGGCTGAGCAGTCTGAACGTTGGACGGCGATCAAGGCCGCGTTCGTGCGGGAGCAGGCGCTGGGTGGCGACGGCGAGGACCCGGCGTCCCGGGCGGTCGGTGCGTTGAGCCTGTTGGCGGACGCCATCGGTGGTGTCGAATCCGCCATCGCCAAGGCCACCGACCCAAGGGCCACCGCCCGAGCCACCGCAAAGGTCTACGGCAAGAACGAGTAG